One Candidatus Roseilinea sp. genomic region harbors:
- a CDS encoding MFS transporter, giving the protein MSSVHPASLLRVTIGLMLAQSLAQAAYSTAVTVNTLAAVQLSGQKALAGLAGMAVLGGSALAAYPVGRLMARLGRRYGLVLGAATASLGAGLAGFGIVRASFFAFLWGLFVIGMGRAALDQSRFAAAEVTPQERRARAMSLVIWGATTGAVSGPLLAAPAGNWALALGMNTYAGPLLLTAAGYAVVAMVLLVALAVDWQALVNRAAEPAMRATPTPPIIPRSQQRSFREALRQPAMLAAVVAMACGQAAMVLLMASVSVHMSDHGHDLGDISAVISIHVLGMFALSPLVGQLADRLGRRAVIFAGAVVLMAGCVIAPLSLDTPWIALGQFLVGLGWSGCYVAGSALLADTLGAAERARLQGANDAIVNVASAAGSLGSGLLLAGAGFTALAAVGFAVALLPLLGVSFTSSRRAPDALRTH; this is encoded by the coding sequence ATGTCCTCCGTTCACCCGGCTTCCTTGCTGCGTGTCACGATCGGGCTAATGCTGGCGCAGAGCCTGGCGCAGGCCGCTTACTCTACTGCTGTCACGGTGAATACGCTCGCCGCCGTGCAATTGAGCGGCCAGAAAGCGCTGGCCGGCCTGGCCGGCATGGCGGTCCTGGGCGGCTCGGCCTTAGCAGCCTATCCAGTCGGCCGCCTGATGGCGCGCTTGGGGCGTCGCTACGGTTTGGTGCTTGGTGCAGCCACGGCATCGCTGGGCGCGGGCCTGGCCGGCTTCGGCATCGTGCGCGCCAGCTTCTTCGCCTTCCTGTGGGGATTGTTCGTCATCGGCATGGGGCGCGCTGCGCTCGACCAGAGCCGCTTCGCCGCAGCCGAGGTCACGCCGCAGGAACGTCGCGCACGCGCGATGAGCTTGGTGATCTGGGGGGCGACAACCGGCGCCGTGTCGGGGCCGCTCTTGGCGGCGCCGGCGGGCAACTGGGCGCTGGCGCTCGGCATGAACACCTACGCTGGCCCGCTGCTGCTCACCGCTGCCGGCTATGCGGTGGTTGCCATGGTGCTGCTCGTGGCGCTCGCCGTGGACTGGCAGGCGTTGGTGAACCGTGCCGCCGAGCCGGCGATGCGCGCGACACCGACGCCGCCGATCATCCCCCGCTCCCAGCAGCGTTCTTTCCGCGAGGCCTTGCGTCAGCCGGCGATGCTCGCTGCGGTAGTCGCCATGGCGTGTGGTCAGGCGGCGATGGTGCTCCTGATGGCTAGTGTGAGCGTGCACATGAGCGACCACGGCCACGACCTGGGCGACATCTCGGCTGTCATCAGCATCCATGTGTTGGGCATGTTTGCCCTCTCGCCGCTGGTGGGCCAGTTGGCCGACCGGTTGGGCCGGCGCGCGGTGATTTTTGCCGGCGCCGTGGTGCTGATGGCCGGCTGCGTCATCGCGCCGTTATCGCTGGATACACCGTGGATCGCGCTGGGGCAGTTCCTCGTCGGCCTGGGATGGAGCGGGTGTTACGTGGCCGGCTCGGCGCTGCTGGCCGATACATTGGGCGCTGCTGAGCGCGCCCGACTGCAGGGCGCCAACGACGCCATCGTCAACGTCGCCTCGGCGGCCGGCAGCCTGGGCAGCGGTCTCTTGCTGGCGGGGGCGGGGTTCACTGCGTTGGCGGCCGTCGGCTTTGCCGTGGCGCTGCTGCCGTTGTTGGGAGTAAGCTTCACATCGTCAAGGCGAGCCCCTGATGCGCTCCGCACGCATTAG
- the rpsB gene encoding 30S ribosomal protein S2 — protein sequence MPVVPMKALLETGVHFGHRTKRWHPKMKPYIFTERNGVHIIDLQQTIVAIDEAAALIRDIVARGGTVLFIGTKRQAQEPIMTQAQRAGQPYITERFLGGTLTNWRTIKSRLDRLAELEAMRERGELERFTKKEALLITREIERLNRRMGGIKNMRRLPDALFVVDVGREANAVKEANRLGIPVIAMVDTNCNPEGVDYVIPANDDAIRAIKLIVEAMANAALEGLALRKSADEVAAVAGIEEKAAAGEDARAGESALDDEMLLRSFAPDLEEDEE from the coding sequence ATGCCCGTTGTCCCCATGAAGGCGCTCCTCGAAACGGGAGTGCACTTCGGCCATCGCACCAAGCGATGGCATCCCAAGATGAAGCCGTATATCTTCACCGAGAGAAACGGCGTGCATATCATTGACCTACAACAAACGATCGTCGCCATTGACGAAGCCGCGGCGCTGATTCGCGACATCGTTGCACGCGGCGGCACAGTCCTTTTCATCGGCACCAAGCGCCAGGCGCAAGAGCCGATCATGACTCAAGCGCAACGCGCCGGCCAGCCTTACATTACCGAACGCTTCCTCGGCGGCACGCTGACCAACTGGCGCACCATCAAATCCCGCCTGGATCGCCTGGCCGAGCTGGAAGCGATGCGAGAGCGCGGCGAGTTGGAGCGCTTCACCAAGAAGGAAGCGTTGTTGATCACGCGCGAGATCGAACGGCTGAATCGGCGCATGGGCGGCATCAAAAATATGCGCCGCTTGCCCGATGCGCTGTTCGTTGTAGATGTTGGCCGCGAAGCGAACGCAGTCAAAGAGGCCAACCGGCTGGGTATCCCTGTCATCGCCATGGTGGACACCAACTGCAACCCAGAGGGCGTGGACTACGTGATCCCCGCGAACGATGACGCCATCCGCGCCATCAAGTTGATCGTCGAGGCGATGGCCAATGCAGCGCTGGAAGGCCTGGCCCTGCGCAAGAGTGCGGATGAGGTTGCGGCCGTTGCCGGCATCGAGGAGAAGGCCGCCGCTGGCGAAGACGCCCGCGCCGGTGAATCGGCGCTGGACGACGAAATGTTGTTGCGCTCGTTCGCCCCTGACCTGGAAGAGGATGAAGAATAA
- the tsf gene encoding elongation factor Ts, translated as MAITAEMVKQLREQTGAGMMDSKKALEQFGGDMAKAAAWLKEKGLAAAAKKASREAKEGMIEVYSHMGGRLAVMVEVNCETDFVARMSEFRELAHNLALQIASAAPTYVKKEDVPAEVIAAQTAKFKEDAIAEGKKPEIAERIAAGRMEKFYQDHVLMEQAFVKDDKVKVKDLIAAAIAKCGENIQVRRFVRYQLGEES; from the coding sequence ATGGCAATCACAGCAGAAATGGTGAAACAACTGCGCGAACAGACCGGCGCAGGCATGATGGACAGCAAGAAGGCCCTCGAGCAATTCGGCGGCGACATGGCGAAGGCGGCTGCCTGGTTGAAGGAGAAGGGCCTGGCCGCTGCGGCGAAGAAGGCGTCGCGCGAAGCCAAAGAGGGGATGATCGAGGTGTACTCGCACATGGGCGGCCGGCTGGCCGTGATGGTCGAGGTCAACTGCGAGACCGACTTTGTGGCGCGCATGTCCGAGTTCCGCGAATTAGCGCACAACCTGGCGCTGCAAATTGCGTCAGCCGCGCCAACCTATGTGAAGAAGGAAGACGTGCCCGCCGAGGTCATCGCGGCGCAGACGGCCAAATTCAAGGAGGACGCAATCGCCGAGGGCAAAAAGCCCGAGATCGCTGAGCGCATCGCCGCCGGGCGCATGGAGAAGTTCTATCAAGACCACGTGCTCATGGAACAGGCCTTCGTCAAAGATGACAAGGTCAAAGTGAAAGACCTGATCGCCGCCGCCATCGCAAAATGTGGCGAAAACATCCAAGTGCGCAGGTTCGTCCGGTATCAGCTCGGCGAAGAGAGTTGA
- the pyrH gene encoding uridylate kinase — MRRAAAYVRKGASAVNVPKYKRVLLKIGGEAFAGPGGMGIVPQLAEQVAAKVRAVRQLGVQVVIVLGAGNFWRGKDGIAHGMDRTTADHIGMLATVMNALALRDAFERLGTEARVQTAIEIRSVAEPYIRLRAIRHLEKGRVVIIGAGTGNPYFTTDTAGALRAAETNCDILIKATKVDGVYSADPRKDDAAQRYEFMTYLEALNQKVGVMDSTALTLCMENNLPILVLNLWQPNSLERAVLGEKIGTLITSGNEPGWS; from the coding sequence ATGCGACGCGCAGCGGCCTATGTGAGAAAGGGAGCAAGCGCTGTGAACGTCCCCAAATACAAACGCGTATTGTTGAAGATCGGTGGTGAAGCCTTCGCCGGGCCGGGCGGCATGGGCATCGTGCCGCAATTGGCCGAGCAGGTGGCCGCGAAAGTCCGCGCCGTGCGACAACTCGGTGTGCAAGTGGTGATCGTGCTCGGGGCAGGCAATTTCTGGCGCGGCAAAGACGGCATCGCACACGGCATGGACCGTACTACGGCCGATCATATCGGCATGCTCGCTACGGTCATGAACGCGCTCGCCCTACGCGATGCGTTTGAACGGCTGGGCACAGAAGCGCGCGTGCAGACGGCGATCGAGATACGCTCTGTAGCCGAGCCTTACATCCGTCTGCGCGCCATCCGGCACCTGGAGAAGGGACGCGTGGTGATCATCGGCGCCGGCACCGGCAACCCCTACTTCACGACCGACACCGCCGGCGCACTGCGCGCCGCCGAGACCAACTGCGACATCCTGATCAAGGCCACGAAGGTGGACGGCGTTTACAGCGCCGACCCCCGCAAGGATGATGCAGCGCAGCGCTATGAATTCATGACCTACCTTGAGGCGCTGAACCAAAAAGTCGGCGTGATGGATAGCACCGCTCTAACTTTATGCATGGAAAACAACTTGCCCATCCTCGTCCTCAATCTCTGGCAGCCAAACAGCCTGGAGCGCGCTGTTCTGGGCGAGAAGATCGGCACACTGATCACTTCAGGAAATGAGCCGGGGTGGTCATAA
- the frr gene encoding ribosome-recycling factor translates to MADEIKSVIKEIEKEMERAIQAMEVDFQAIRTGRASPALVERIPVEYYGAQVPLQQLATITVPEAQVIMIKPFDPTTLKTIEKAISASDVKLVPNNDGKVIRLNIPPLTEERRRDIVKLVHKRVEEAKVAIRNHRREGMEMLKAFEAEERITEDEHKRGKQELENLTHRFTARADELGARKEREIMEM, encoded by the coding sequence ATGGCCGACGAAATAAAAAGCGTCATCAAAGAGATCGAGAAGGAAATGGAACGCGCGATCCAGGCAATGGAAGTTGACTTTCAAGCGATTCGCACGGGGCGAGCATCGCCGGCCCTGGTCGAGCGGATCCCTGTCGAGTACTACGGCGCCCAAGTGCCACTCCAGCAACTGGCTACGATCACGGTACCGGAGGCCCAGGTGATTATGATCAAGCCGTTCGATCCAACGACGCTGAAGACGATCGAGAAAGCGATCAGCGCTTCCGATGTCAAGCTCGTGCCCAACAACGATGGCAAAGTCATCCGCTTAAACATCCCGCCGCTGACCGAGGAGCGGCGGCGCGACATCGTCAAGTTGGTGCACAAGCGCGTGGAAGAAGCTAAGGTTGCCATTCGCAACCACCGACGCGAAGGCATGGAGATGCTGAAAGCGTTCGAAGCGGAAGAGCGGATTACCGAAGACGAGCACAAACGTGGCAAACAGGAGTTGGAGAACCTAACCCATCGCTTCACTGCGCGGGCCGATGAACTCGGCGCGCGCAAGGAGCGCGAAATCATGGAGATGTGA
- a CDS encoding isoprenyl transferase yields MALSVATLKRPFAQDTPDVATPQTNGQTAAASHGIRHLAIIMDGNGRWAKRRNLPRLAGHKAGTDNLHRILRACKNHGIKIVTLYAFSTENWRRPEEEVNGLMKLLEVSIEKELDALHQEGVQIRHIGRTDRIPPALCEKIRYATAYTRNNTELILNVAMNYGGRAEIVDAVKHMLADGLDPDCVDEATVGRYLYTRDLPDPDLIIRTSGEYRVSNFLIWQGAYSEYYVTDVLWPDFDEKELQKAIEHYRKRERRFGGLAGK; encoded by the coding sequence ATGGCCCTATCCGTTGCAACCCTCAAGCGGCCCTTCGCACAGGACACGCCGGATGTCGCTACGCCCCAGACCAACGGGCAAACCGCAGCCGCGTCGCACGGCATCAGGCACCTCGCCATCATCATGGACGGCAATGGCCGATGGGCCAAGCGCCGCAACTTGCCACGCCTGGCCGGGCACAAAGCCGGCACCGATAATCTGCATCGCATCCTGCGGGCATGTAAGAATCACGGCATCAAGATCGTGACTTTATATGCCTTCTCCACCGAGAACTGGCGCCGCCCCGAGGAGGAAGTGAACGGCTTGATGAAGCTCCTCGAAGTCTCGATCGAGAAAGAGCTGGACGCGCTGCATCAAGAGGGCGTGCAGATCCGGCACATTGGTCGCACCGACCGCATTCCTCCAGCGCTGTGCGAAAAGATCCGCTACGCCACCGCGTATACGCGCAACAACACGGAGCTGATCCTGAACGTGGCGATGAACTACGGCGGACGGGCCGAGATCGTAGACGCGGTGAAGCACATGCTGGCCGATGGTCTCGATCCTGATTGCGTGGACGAGGCCACGGTCGGCCGCTATCTCTACACGCGCGATCTGCCCGACCCTGATCTGATTATCCGCACCAGCGGTGAGTATCGCGTCAGCAATTTTCTGATCTGGCAGGGCGCGTATTCTGAGTATTACGTGACCGATGTGCTGTGGCCCGACTTCGACGAGAAGGAGCTCCAGAAGGCCATTGAGCACTACCGCAAGCGCGAACGCCGTTTTGGTGGGCTTGCCGGTAAGTAG
- a CDS encoding phosphatidate cytidylyltransferase, which produces MQTSSNDLVARLIGGAATVIVAGVFGALGGWWFTLFIAAAIARATFELWRLLRRAGYHPSLAVALGAAAAAFAGVRLPNLFVLIPALTLVLLASLAWQLHRAQTRNFGDWAVSFAGGFYLGWTGGHLAELIVLPPDGRWWLALALATLWSADSMAYVFGRLLGKYKLAPTISPSKTWEGYIAGLIASTLAGVILGLFAPFGAPVGAVAGILVGALSPLGDLIESMIKRQAHAKDSGNLIPGHGGVFDRIDSLLWASVVVTYVAVVASGASHLP; this is translated from the coding sequence TTGCAAACATCGTCCAACGATCTCGTCGCGCGCCTGATCGGTGGCGCGGCCACCGTCATCGTCGCCGGCGTCTTCGGCGCGCTGGGAGGATGGTGGTTCACGCTGTTCATCGCGGCTGCCATCGCCCGCGCAACGTTTGAGCTGTGGCGATTGCTCAGGCGCGCTGGTTATCATCCGTCGCTGGCTGTAGCGCTGGGGGCGGCAGCGGCAGCCTTCGCCGGCGTTCGCCTGCCCAATTTATTCGTCCTCATCCCGGCGCTTACGCTGGTGTTGCTCGCATCGCTGGCCTGGCAATTGCACCGCGCCCAAACGCGCAACTTTGGCGATTGGGCGGTGAGCTTCGCCGGCGGGTTCTACCTCGGCTGGACGGGCGGCCACTTGGCCGAACTGATCGTCCTGCCTCCCGATGGACGCTGGTGGCTGGCGCTGGCGCTGGCCACCCTCTGGTCGGCCGACAGCATGGCCTATGTGTTTGGGCGCCTGCTCGGCAAGTACAAACTTGCGCCGACCATCAGTCCTAGCAAAACCTGGGAGGGTTATATCGCCGGCCTGATCGCCAGCACACTCGCCGGCGTCATCCTCGGCCTGTTTGCGCCCTTTGGCGCGCCCGTCGGGGCGGTGGCGGGCATTCTGGTCGGCGCGCTGAGCCCCCTGGGTGACTTAATCGAGTCCATGATCAAGCGCCAGGCGCACGCAAAGGACTCCGGCAATTTGATACCCGGCCATGGCGGCGTGTTCGACCGGATAGATTCGTTACTCTGGGCCAGCGTCGTGGTGACCTATGTGGCGGTCGTTGCTTCGGGAGCCTCCCATCTGCCCTGA
- a CDS encoding nitroreductase, with the protein MDLLEAIRKRKTTNTPFRPERISDEHKRLLIEAASRAPSHFNSQPWRFIVIEDRERIAQIADIAGDSMKRLMDDGAFVARYRRYFRFDAQESMAAGSGIYVDNVPAALRPMVKLIFSEQVGSLLSKLGVSAILGNDQRNIVRSAPMLLAITLDRQEYRPGELSGLYASITLGAVIQTLWLVTTALEIGMQFISTPLEVAANKARIVALLKIPDTHELVAIFRMGYKDPNVARNTIDWTSNQRKPFTELAHYNDWETPLPEPLASARSLLWGDGEVPTAP; encoded by the coding sequence ATGGATCTTCTCGAAGCCATTCGCAAGCGCAAGACGACCAACACGCCCTTCCGGCCGGAGCGCATCAGCGATGAGCACAAGCGGCTGTTGATCGAAGCCGCCTCGCGCGCGCCCTCGCACTTCAACAGCCAGCCCTGGCGCTTCATCGTGATCGAGGATCGCGAGCGCATCGCGCAAATCGCCGACATCGCCGGCGATTCGATGAAGCGGCTGATGGACGACGGCGCATTCGTGGCGCGCTACCGACGCTACTTCCGCTTCGATGCCCAAGAGTCCATGGCCGCCGGCAGCGGCATCTATGTGGACAATGTGCCGGCGGCGCTTCGGCCGATGGTCAAACTCATCTTCTCCGAACAAGTGGGATCGCTGCTCAGCAAACTCGGCGTGTCCGCCATCTTAGGCAACGACCAGCGCAACATTGTGCGCAGCGCGCCGATGCTGCTTGCGATCACGCTGGACAGGCAAGAATATCGCCCCGGCGAGCTCAGCGGGCTTTATGCTTCGATCACCCTCGGCGCAGTGATTCAGACGCTGTGGCTGGTCACGACAGCGCTGGAGATCGGCATGCAGTTCATCAGCACACCGCTGGAGGTGGCGGCGAACAAAGCGCGCATCGTCGCGCTGCTCAAGATTCCCGACACGCATGAGCTTGTGGCGATATTCCGCATGGGCTACAAGGACCCGAACGTCGCCCGCAACACGATTGACTGGACGAGCAACCAGCGCAAGCCGTTCACCGAGTTGGCGCACTACAACGACTGGGAGACGCCGCTGCCTGAGCCGTTGGCCTCGGCGCGCAGTCTGCTTTGGGGGGATGGGGAGGTGCCGACGGCACCCTAG